The Candidatus Paceibacterota bacterium genome contains the following window.
AGGCCTTTTCTCTCATCCTCGTCAAAACAAGTTCCCCAGCGATCCTTTTCATACTCGATGAATGTCCAAAAAGCATCCGCGATATCGAGCTTCTGCTCCGGAAATGTTTCATATTCATCGTCCGTGATCGCCTTGAACAAATAGCGAAGACCGAACTTGGGGACTATCCTCATCTGAGCAATGAATCCGCAATCTTTGGGAACTTCAGCTTCGGACATAAATGCCGCAAAATTCTTGAAATTTTCCCTCGACCGGGCCGGCTGGATCCCGAGAACGCGTATCAGCGCTTCGAAATCCTGTTTCGTCACATCATTCTCGAAATAGATCACCCCGCCATTTGCTTCCTGCGATGGCGCGCCGACGAATGGATTGACCTTTTTCGGATCCTGATAGCCATATATTCCATTTCCCTGCGGAGCGAATCTGGCAAGATCGCTCGGACGGATCTCAATATTTCTGTCCGGCCAATCTGGCGGATAGATCCTGATCTTTTTTCCAAGATCGATCACTATTTTTCCTAACATTATTTCTTTCCTCCATGTTTTCCATTTCACCTGCCTAAAAAGACAAATGATCATCCGTTATCAGATGACCATTCAGTGTATGGCAACTTCAAGGACTAGTCAAGAAGGATGTAAATAAACGAAATATATTCGCCTTACTTTCGAACATGGGAACTTTAGATAATGGACAGATTCCGAATCCAATGGTTTACAAAATCTCTTTTTTGTTATAAGTTATAAGTTGTAGGCTGTGTTTGATTATTCGGGGATCGTCTAACGGTAGGACAACAGGTTTTGATCCTGTTTATTGGGGTTCGAATCCCTATCCCCGAACAAAGTAAAATAAAACAGTGCGAATCGTACTGGTTTATTTTTTTTCTGCTCGCGGGATGGTTGATTTGACCTCACCCCCGTTATGGCACTGAGGCGCCTTCGAATCCCTATCCCCGAAAACAATAAAAAAACCGATCAGTTCCGTTTTTTTTTGTTTATGTTTGATATTTTTCCTATCCCACCACTTCTCCGCCGAACATCTCCAAAGCCGAATTCACCAGATCGCTGCTTTCTTTCGGCGCCCTTGCTTCCTCGATCCTGTAGCCCATATTCTGGGCGTCGTCCTTACTTATGAATTTCAAAAAAACATTAGCCTTCAAGATCTCCGACGCAACCTTCTCGACAATGGACTTGCTGGAAACCTTCTGAAGCTTGTCTTTGTGAAAAGAATATTGGCAGGAAATTATGATCGTATTATTCTCAACGCTGACTGGCTGGCATGTTTTCAGGAATGCGGTAAGCGAGTGATTGTGCAACTTCACTTCTTCCAGGATCTCGCACCATTCGCTTTTCACCGCCTCAAGATCGAACGTGTTATTGCCTGCAACTTCAACCCGTTCCGGCGGTTCTTCGGCGGTCTTTTCAGGCTCCGCCTCAACACTTGGAACAATGTCGGAACTTTTCGGGAAACCTATGCTCTCTTTCACCATATTCTGCAATTTTTCGATCGATTGAACCACGCCGCTCCTTTTCGGTTCTGTTTTTTCTTTTTCTGCTGCGCTTGCTTCAGCTTTTTTTTCGACGCGGCCGGCAATTACGCTCTTTGCCGGATCCTCTTCTTCGGCAACGTTTATCTCGCAAATGGCAAGCTCAAGAGGAAGCTGCGGAAGAATGGCAGACCTTATCTCTTCTTTTGCTCCAATGAAAGCGCGGATGATCCTGACAAGCTTCGACACCGTAACTTTTTTTGAAATGCCTTCAAGCTCAGCGACCTGTTCTTCAGTAAGCTCGGATGAGAATTTATTTTTCATTCCGGGGCTGACCTTTATAAGGATCAATTTTCTCGCATATTCAACGACAGACTTCGCGAATTGCTCGCTGTCATATCCGTCATCATTGATCTTGTTCACATATAATATGGCTTCAGAATATTTTTTTTCCGCGATCAGATCCACAAGCCCGATAGCCTTGGCAATATCCACCACGGCCAGGATCTCCTGGACCTCTTTCATAGTCACTTCGCTGTCCCCGAGAGAAAGTATCTGTCCCAAAAGGCTTTGGCTGTCACGGAGGCCGCCGTTCGAATTTGTGGCAATGAAATCAAAAACTTTTCCTTCCACTTTCACGCCTTCCTTTTCCGCTATTTCCGCAAGGCATTTCTTGATCTCACCGATCTTCAGCCTTCTGAAGTCGAATTTCTGACATCTTGAAATTATAGTTGCGGGGACCTTGTGCGCTTCGGTCGTTGCAAGTATGAAAACAGCATGCTGCGGAGGCTCTTCCAGGGTTTTTAAAAGCGCATTGAAAGCGCCTTTGCTCAGCATGTGGACTTCGTCTATTATATAAACTTTATATTTTCCGCTTGTGGGCGCAAAATTTATCTTTTCGATAAGATCCCTGATCTTGTCGACCTGGGTATGAGTTGCAGCATCGATCTCAATGAGATCCAGGAACCTGTTCTGGTTCATATCAACGCAAACCGAACACTTGTTGCATGGCTTCCCATCGACCGGGTCCTTGCAATTGATGGTTTTAGCAAGGATCCTCGCTACAGTCGTTTTTCCCGTTCCTCTCGGACCGGAGAACAGATAGGCATGCGCTATTTTCCCGCGCTTTATCGCATTTTGTATGGTTTTCACAACATGCTCCTGCCCGACAACCTCGTCAAAATTCGTCGGCCTGTATTTTCTGTATAGCACAGTGCTCATAGGCGTACTTGAGGGTTAAATGATATTGATATAATATTTACGTTTCAAGATAATATTTTGCGATCGATAGTGTAATGTAAAATGCAAATATCAAAAATAAAAATGTCACTGTAAAATTAAAATATTTTAACTTTGCATTTTAAATTGTCATTTTGATCTTTGCAGTTTTAATTTTACATTTCACGATCTCAACATCCGAACATATTTTGCAGAATAAGACAAGATCCTGCATAAAAAAAGCAATTCTCTGCCCTAATCAGTATAGCACAATAATATAAAAACAAAAGCTTGAAAAAGCTTATGTTTTATGTCCTAAATAAATTTGAAAAAACGCTCCCGTGCGGCCAATTAGCCCGACAGATCATCGAATATCTCTTCTTTCTCTTCATCTTGGAATTTCGCTTCTTTCTTTATCTCGTCGATGTCAGGAGTCCATTCGTCCTCGATCAGATCCTGCGCGCTGTTCTCTTCATCAAGACCCGCCTCTTTCCCGGACTGTCTTCCGGAAATTTCATCCTCTTCTTCGTCGTCTTGTTCGAATTCTCCGGCATCGGCGCTGGATTCATCCATCAAAGCCTCGATCGCTCCCCACTTGCTGACCTTTTCTTTTGGTACGACCAAAATGACCTCATCCCCTTCCTTCGCCTTGAAATAGGTTACGGAAGCAAGAAGCACCTTATATTTTTTCTGTTCCGCAAGGATATAATATTTCCCCTTGTTGTCTTTCATCACAGTTCCTATTATCTTCCTTCTTTCAATAGGACTGATCTGCTTATATACAAAAGATCCGTCATCAGTTATCGTGAGTTTCAACAGATCCCCTTCCACCAGCTTTGATTTGCTCGCATAGTTCACAGGCACAGGATATTTCTTTCCGTCCATTCCGATCATCTTTTCTCCGTCAAACGCGCCCTCAATGATCTGGCTCGCCATCGAATCGCTTTGAACTCTCCTTGAATTGCCTGCATCCAGCTGCTGAAGGATCTGTTTTGCGCCGGCTATGTTCCTTTCGGCGTTTTCTATCATCTGTCGAAGCAAAACTATTTTATTTTGTTTTGATTCTTCCATATTTTATTTTTATTTTATTACGTACTGATATTATAACAGATTATATTAGTTTGTAAATAATATTTTTTTCATGGCCGATTTTGTTGCAGTAAGCGGGAAAAATGGTAGAATAATAGCAAAACCGGCTCGCAACGAAAGTCCGGTAAGGCCTGAAATAACTTGCTCCACGCTAAGAATCATTTACACAAGAACTATGATCAACGATCCCGACAAAACTAAAAAATATCGATTCAGTCTTTGGAAGATCGGAATTTTGGCGATAGTAACGGCGTATTTTTTAAATATTGCCCTCCACTATGCGCAATGGACCTTTCTTGATAATGTGGACCTGATTATACACGAAGCGGGACATTTCATTTTCGGAATTTTAGGCAATGAGTTTCTGGCGGTCGCCGGAGGAACGCTCCTGCAGATTCTCATGCCGCTCGCATTCGTCACATATTTTTTTCTCACCGGTCAGAAATTTTCCGGAGCACTGACGATGTTCTGGCTTGGACAAAGTTTCCTGAACGTGTCGGTCTATGCGCAAGATGCGGTCCGGGGGAAGCTTCCGCTTCTTGGCGGGGACGGATCGATCCATGACTGGAACTTCATGCTCCGTCATTTGAATTTGCTGCCATCGACAGATCCCATTGCAGGCGCGATACATAATTTCGGAGTAGCTCTTCTTTTCATGGCAATGATCGGCGGCCTGCTTTTCAGCCGGGAAAGGAAAAATGATCCCGGTTCTATTTAGATGTTTTCAGGATCGCGCCGATGCCATATTGATCGAATTTCTCATTTGAGAAAATCAGGTGTTTTATTTTTATCTTATTCGCGATCGCCTCTTCAATGATCTCATCCGCGAGATCGTCCACTTTCGTCATTTCGGTCTTATCATTGGAACAAGTTTTCTGATATGGAGAAATATAACGGCACTTCGGACAAACATATCCCGCCTCCTTATAGTTTTTCCCGATGACAAAAGTCTCAACATTATGAAAATGGAAATTATCCACGACAGGGCCGATGCCTAGAACCGCCAGATTGTTCTTATCGCCCGACTTATTGAAGATCTCATCGATCAGCCTTTCTTCCAGGCTTCGTTCATGCTCCTCAATGACTTTTTGGCTTCTTTTTTTGATCTCATCGATCTTATAATTCGGCATTATCGGATAAGAACCGACAAGCGCGTTTTGCGATCTCTCCCCCAGGATCTTCCTGAATTTCTCGGCATATTCCTTATGTGCGCCTATGACAAGATGGCCATAGCCTTTCTTCCCGAACTTGAAATAACTCTCCGTTTCCTTGCACACTTTTTTCAGATGCTTGTTCTCATGATCCTCGATGTGAGCCTGGACATTCGATTCGCGGAACCCCCTTGCGGCTTTTATCCTCTGAGGCACATCGCTCGAAATTATTTCCGATATTTTTTCTATTTCTCCGAGGAAGAAACTGAAAAAGCGCGCCTTGTCCCTCTCTAAAACGACAACCAGATATTTCGGATGGCTTTCAACCGCTTCGAGAAGCGGATGGATATAGAAATCCGGACCAATGACGAATCTTGAAGGGATGTATGACGGCACATGGTAGAACTTTCCGAAGCTTCCGATCCCGCAGAACATGACTATGCTTCTGGTTTCGGCCGGGATCCTGAGAAGCCTTATTCCCCCCTTCATTTTTTCTGATATTTTCCGGATGCCCTTGATGACATTTGCAGGATAAATCCCCTCCTTCTCTATTCTTTGCATTTCTTCCGAGATCACGGAATTCGCCTCTGAAACAAAATTCCTTCCGGGCCTGACGCCGATATAAAGGCTGAAAAAAACCTCCCCCTTTCCTCTTTTTTTGGAAAGCTCTTCGATCTTCTTGCTCGTCAAACGCTCAATGTTCATTTTGCCTCTTGCCATATTTTGTTATTATATTTTATATGATCATTATACCATCGATAGGGACATTGTCGAAATAATTATCAACAAAAAAATCCCTTCCATCTGATTTGTTTCAACAAAAAGATCAGAAAAGGATCATCGGAATAAATACAGTCACTGCGCGAATCTGAATGAGTCTATCATGCCGGAAAACATATCTTTGTTTTCCAGATAAGATTTATCCGAACTTTCAACTTCATACTTTCCTTCTTTTTCCACGAGATTATTCGAAGTTTTCTTTCCATTCATGTTATTGATATGGGTTATGCCAATGATCGCATTGCCTTTTAATAAATATATGGATTCGGTATCATAGTCGCATTTGCATCTCGAATAATAATCATCGAGCTTACCCTTGAATACTTTCGGGAAAAAATATGTATCGCTGAGAAGCGTCGCTTTATATGCTTCAGTTCCTCCCGCCTCTATCCTTTCTATATAGAAATTCGAAGGCATCCCCTTCGATTCGACGAACCCCTTCTGGAAAGTTCCGCTGAAATATGTATTTTTCTCGACCCAGTCATTTAACGGAATATCGGAAGGTTTTTTATAGAAATTTATCATTATGGGGTAATAGCCGTTTACGGGCTTGCCGAAATAGACCGAATGCGTGGAAAGATCCTCATATTTCGTCACCTGGATATTCCAGTCCCCCGGATAGTCGATCCTGAATCCATAGTCATTGTTATAATAAACCTTCCATCCTGCCGTACCGGACGTCAAATTTTCCTCAACCTCTTTTTTGACATCCCCTTTGTTATCCGCTTCGGGTTTTATTGAATCAAAACTCCAGGAAACATAAAAAACTACGGCAATGATCGAAACAATAAATATCGAAAACAAAATAGCCATCGATCGGTCATTTTTGTTCTTTATTTTATGCATGTCGGTTCATATATAATATTTTATTATCAAAAACCGTGCGGACATCTTCATTAAACCATATCCGCATGTCCCGCGCAATCAGATGGAATTATCGGCTCGGATCAGCTTAATTTGCATCGATCATAGTGACGGATCGATACGGTTTTGACGGGAAGTCCCCCGCTCCTTGCCAAATCCCGAAAGTGTATTTATACTGTTATAGTGGTATTTGTCTATGGATATAGGCAATTTGTTTTAATACGATAATTGATAAAAATGGCTACAATTACTTTAAGAGAGATCAAAAAAGGTTCAGTGGTCGTATTCGAAGACCAGCCCTACCAGGTTGTCGACCGATCCTTCAGGGCAAAGCAGCAGCGGGAAGCTATGGCAACCGTGATCATGCGAAATCTGGTAACGGGAAAAATCCTTGAAAAGAATTTCCAGTCTTCGGATACGATCGAAGAAGTGGATCTTGATGAAACGAAAGCTCAGTTCCTTTATAGAGAAGGAGATGAGTATTTCTTTATGGATCAGGAAACATATGACCAGTTTTCGCTCAACAAATCACAGCTGAGGGGCGCCGAGAACTATCTCAAAGAAGAGACCGAGCTCAAGATAGTCAAGTTCAATGATCTGCCTGTCGACATCATCCTTCCGCCGGAAGTGAACCTGAAGGTCATCGATGCTCCTCCGGGAGTCAAGGGCGACACTGCGCAAGGCGGATCAAAGACAGTCACTCTTGAGACCGGAATGACCATAAACGTACCCCTCCATATCAACGAAGGAGATGTCCTGGTCATAAAGACAAAAACCGGAAATTTCGACAGAAGAGAATAATTATTTTCAAAATGAAAAAGAGGGGATCGGAATTGAAAAGCGCGATAATTGCGGCAATCGACATATTCGTTGCCCTCTCTTTATATCTGAGTCTGAGCTCCCTCCTCAGGGACATAAACGCTATCAGAGTTCCACATAGACTTTTCGCATTTCTCTCATATTTCGGCCTTGGAATTGTTCTCTCCATTATGTCCATGGCAGGACTGGTCAGACTAATTAAAATCCCCGGACGCTTGATCAGCATCCTGACGCTTTCTTCCGCGATCATATTGATGCTCAGCGGATTATTCGTCATTTCGATCCTCCCCTATGAATAAAATTATGAAAAAAAATATAAAATATTACAGGAACGAGTTGCGGGAAAAACAGGTCCAGATCGACATCCTCAGGCAGATATCCGAGACCATAAGCTACAGCCTGGACCTCGAAGAGATCCTTTCCTCGATCATAGATGTCGTGAGCGGATACATAAAATCCGATTCTTGTTTTATTTACCTTGTCGACAAGAACAATATCGTTCTCAAGGCTTCCCAGAATCCGCACAAGGCGGCGCTCGGAAAAATTGCCATGAAGGTCGGAGAAGGACTCACGGGCTGGGCGGTCCAGCACAAAAAGGAAGTGGTCATAGAATCAAAGGCCTATGGGGACAAGCGCTTCAAGTTTTTCAATATGCTTCCCGAGGACAGATTTGAGGCATTCGTTTCCCTCCCTATTGTTTT
Protein-coding sequences here:
- the dnaX gene encoding DNA polymerase III subunit gamma/tau, whose translation is MSTVLYRKYRPTNFDEVVGQEHVVKTIQNAIKRGKIAHAYLFSGPRGTGKTTVARILAKTINCKDPVDGKPCNKCSVCVDMNQNRFLDLIEIDAATHTQVDKIRDLIEKINFAPTSGKYKVYIIDEVHMLSKGAFNALLKTLEEPPQHAVFILATTEAHKVPATIISRCQKFDFRRLKIGEIKKCLAEIAEKEGVKVEGKVFDFIATNSNGGLRDSQSLLGQILSLGDSEVTMKEVQEILAVVDIAKAIGLVDLIAEKKYSEAILYVNKINDDGYDSEQFAKSVVEYARKLILIKVSPGMKNKFSSELTEEQVAELEGISKKVTVSKLVRIIRAFIGAKEEIRSAILPQLPLELAICEINVAEEEDPAKSVIAGRVEKKAEASAAEKEKTEPKRSGVVQSIEKLQNMVKESIGFPKSSDIVPSVEAEPEKTAEEPPERVEVAGNNTFDLEAVKSEWCEILEEVKLHNHSLTAFLKTCQPVSVENNTIIISCQYSFHKDKLQKVSSKSIVEKVASEILKANVFLKFISKDDAQNMGYRIEEARAPKESSDLVNSALEMFGGEVVG
- the efp gene encoding elongation factor P — translated: MATITLREIKKGSVVVFEDQPYQVVDRSFRAKQQREAMATVIMRNLVTGKILEKNFQSSDTIEEVDLDETKAQFLYREGDEYFFMDQETYDQFSLNKSQLRGAENYLKEETELKIVKFNDLPVDIILPPEVNLKVIDAPPGVKGDTAQGGSKTVTLETGMTINVPLHINEGDVLVIKTKTGNFDRRE
- a CDS encoding ANTAR domain-containing protein, which codes for MKKNIKYYRNELREKQVQIDILRQISETISYSLDLEEILSSIIDVVSGYIKSDSCFIYLVDKNNIVLKASQNPHKAALGKIAMKVGEGLTGWAVQHKKEVVIESKAYGDKRFKFFNMLPEDRFEAFVSLPIVFKDKIVGVINVQHTKKREYEKDKIAFLKIIAKQVGGAIENARLVSETDFLKDALETRKIVEKAKGILMKELSIPEDEAYKIIHKKSMDKRKSIKEIAEAIILSGEILN